The DNA window GCCGGACACATCACCACGTGATCGACCACCCAGACCGATTCGAAGCCCATCTCCTCGGCGAGCTGCCCGAAGCTCGCCGCATAGGCCCCGTCTTCGACGGGCGCCATCATGTACGGAGCCATGATCCCGAACTTCACAACACTCCCTCTCGACGAGCCGCGACGACGATCGCCTATTGGCCGCCGACCAGCACCTCCGCAGCGAGCGCGGTGTCCATGTACTCCTTGAACTCGACGACCTGCCCGCCACGAATCCGCAGCAGGAAGTGATACTCGTTGTGGTAGTGGGTACCGCTGACGTGCGTGCCGTCGGAGTGCGCCTCGATGGCCACCCGTTCGCCTTCCACGGTCATGGCGTCGATCGTGAACGCGATTCCCTGCGGAAACGCCCCCAGGATCATCTCGGTGGCACCGAGCGCGTAGGCTTTGTCGTGCCGTCCCGAGAACGGCATGTTTCCGGCCGTCCAGATCTCGAAGTCGTCGGCATACAGCCGATCGACGGTCGCGACGTCACTACGACTGAGCGCGTCGAACAACTCGCGCACGATTCGACGGCTCTCCGCCCGCTGCGAATCGGCGTCGGGCCCGATGTGCGCGCAGCCCGTCTGAGCGACAGCGAGCCACGCGACCCCGCAGGCGACGAGACCTAGCCGGCCAGTTTTCATGAGACCTCCCTTATGGAGCCTCTGGCGGAGGCTCTCGCAGCCGCAACATCGCACAGCCCCACTGGCGAAGCGAAACGGCCTCTCGACATCGGCCCGGTCGTTCTCGGGGCTGCTCGCATCGCGCCGAACGGGCGGGCTCCCCTTTTCTACTCCGTCGCGAACCAGATATGCCCGGCAGTGTGCCCGCCGTCCACCATGTACTCGGCGCCGTTGCAGAAGCCGGCGTCATCCGAGGCCAGGAAGAGGATCACGTTGGCGATGTCCCGTGGCTGGGCATGGCGGCCGCCCATGACAGCGTGGTCGATGCCCTTCAGGAAGAGCTTCTCGCCAGCCTCGATGCGCTCCATGAGGTTCTTTCGAAAACCCTCGGTGAGTTCGGCGCTACCTCCGGCGGGACAGACCAGGTTCACCCGGATGCCCTTCTGGCCCAGCTCGAGAGCCGCCGACTTGGTGAAGCCACGCAGGCCCCACTTGGAAGCGGAGTAGGGAGCGACCCAACCCATCCCCTCCATGGCATCGATCGAGCCGAGATTGACGATCGAGCCGGCACCCCGGGCCGCCATGTCCGGCATGACCGCGCGCGTTCCGATCATCGGGCCGACCAGGTTCACGTCCAGCAGGTTGCGCACGGTTTCGGGATCCAGTTCGGCGATGGGCCGCACGTCGAGGATCGCTGCGTTGTTGACCAGCACGTCCACGAGGCCGAAACGCGCGTGGACGGCTTCCTGGAGCGCGGCCCAGTCTTCCTCCCTTCGCACGTCGAGATGGTGGAAGAAGGCACCGGCGCCGAGTCCGGCCGCGTGGGCCTCCCCGCGCTCGTCCAGGATGTCCGCAACGCAGACCTGGGCGCCTTCCTCCACGAACAGACGCGCCGCCTCTGCCCCCGTGCCGCGGGCCGCACCCGTCACGATTGCAACCTTGCCTTCCAACCGTCCCACGATGGACCTCCAGAAAGAGGTGGTAGCGCAGCTTGGAAGGGCGCGGAAAGCATGAGGCCGCGCTGCTCGTTGCGGCTCGAGCCCGTCCCACGAAACTCGAGCGTGCCACGGCCTTCCTTGGTGGGAGGGACACCTGCGGATTCGCTTCGGTTTGGTGAAGCACTGCAGGAGGGTTCGTGCAATCGGACTTCATCAGATCGATCGAGCCCATGTCCGCCACGGGTGACCTTCGCATTCAGACCTGATCGTGGTCACGTGCCAATGCCGGCCGTCCAACAAGGCTTGCAGCTGACAACCGACAGCCGTGCGTCCCTCAACCTGGTAGCATTCTGGCGTCGGGCCTTCTGTGGCATGGCGTTGACGGACAGCGCTGTCGGTTGCGGCTGAAGCCCAATCTGTAGGGCGAAAGATTCGAGAGTGACCCTATTCGAATACCTCGCTGCGGCGCACACTCTGATTCTGACCTTCGCGCTGACTCGCGCCCTCTCCGGCGTAGCCTTGGCAATCAGGCCCTTACGGCGCTCCCCGCTGCACCTGTCGTGGCTCGGGTTCATCATCTCCAATTGTCTCTTCGCGTTCTGGGCGATGTGGGGCTATACCGACGTGGAATGGACGCTAGTCCGGTTTATCGGCCTCCTCACTGTCCCAGCACTCATGTACGTCTTCAGCTCGATCGTCATTCCGCAGAACCCTTCAGCGATCGAGTCGTGGCGGGACTACTTCTTCGAGTATCGCGTCCCCCTCTTCGCCACCGGGGCCCTCCTGTTCATGGCGATCGCTTTTAGCAATCAGTTCATTCAGGGCGTGTCACCCACGCACGCGTTGGAGATCATTCTGTATGCAACGATCGGGGTCTTCTCCATCGGAGTCGGATCCTCGAGTGCTCGAGTTCACACGGCACTGGCATTCTGGCCACCTGTGTTCTTCGTACTGATCCTGATCCTGATGGCCCAGCCGGATCGGCTCTTTCGGTAACCGGCGAAGCACGCTGCCTGGCGGCCCCCAAGCCCTTCTAGCCCCGGGGATCAGAGTGCGGGGAGCTGGTCCGACAGTCCGAGCATGACGTTCGCGGAATCGACGTAGGTCTTTTCGCCGATGAAGGCGTGCTGGGTGCCGGTGTACATGTCGCGGAACGCACGTTCGAGACGGCAGCCCTCGCGAATGGCGGTGGTTCCCGCGGCGAGATGCGCCCAGTGCACGATCTCGCGCGATGCGTTGGTCGCATAGCTCGCGGCCATCCGGAGATCGGCGCGCATCTCGAGCGAGAGTTCGGCGCCGCCGTTGATCTGCTCCCAGACCTCCTCATTGGCGTCGCGCAGCAGACACCAGGCGGCGCGCCACATGGCTTCGTGATGCGTCAGATCGACCTGGAAGGTCATCTTGTTGGCCAACGTGGTGGCGTCGCCCATACGTTGCCTCGACTCGGCGAGTTCGATGACGTCGTCGAGGCAACTTCGCGCGACGCCCATGGCCCAGGCCCCGTGGCCCGCAGCCACGATCGGCATGATGCCCAGCCGGAAGACGTTTCCGCCCCTTTGGGGGTTGCGCGTAAAGAGCGGATAAGTCCGAACCTCGGGTACGAAGACCTCGTGGACCTCGTAGTCGAAGCTGCCGGTCCCCTTGAGCCCCTGGACATACCAACCATCCGTGAAGCGAATGTCTTCGCGAGGCAGGATCGCGACGCGCATGTCGGGTAGTCCGCCCTCGCCCATGAGCGGTACGCCGTCGCGAACGGGCATGAAGCCTGCGGCCACGTACTCGCTGTGGCCGATGCCGCTTCCGAAATTCCACTTGCCCGAAAGGGTGAAGCCGCCCTCGGTCACGTGCCCCTGCCCGTTGGGTGCGAACTGGCCTCCGAGCACGACCTTGTTGTCGTGGGCGGTAAAGACCTCGGCGAAGCCTTCGTCAGGAAGATAGGCCGCAGCGAACGCGGTCGAGGGCAGGTTCGCGATCCCGATCCATCCCATGGATCCGTCCTGCCACGAGAGCTCCTCCCAGACCTCGATCATCTCGGGAACCGAATGCTCGGCGCCGCCCGCTTCGCGCGGATTCTGGAGCTGTACGAGCCCCGACTTCCAGAGCGCCTCGACGGTCGCCTTGTTGAGCGTGCGGGCGAGTTCGTTTGCCTCGGCGTTGTCCATCACGAGTTGGCGAACCGAGCGGGCCATCTCGACGCCAGGATTGGACGTCGGGCCGTTGCGGTCGATCTGCGTGCTTCGCATGCGGTTTCTCCTGGCGCCCTGCACGCAGGGCTGCGGTGCGGGATCTGTGCTTCGCAGGGTCGCCGACATCCTATCGGAACCGAACCCTCGATTTCTCCCCATCATCCCGGCAATCGACTCGAGGATCACGTTTTCCCGTGAAGTACAGCCCGGCTCGACGGCTGAACTGTCGTGACGGTATGTTGCACGGCCTGCGAAGGGTGCGGAGACGGGAACTCGGGAGAGGGCATGGACCAGGATATCCTGCACACGAAGCTGTGCGCCATGTTGGGTGTGGAGCTGCCGATCATCTGCTTCACCCATTGTCGCGACGTGGCGGTCGCGGCCATCCATGCCGGTGGGTTCGCCATGCTGGGTGAGGCGATGCACCCGACCGAGAAGATCGAGGACGACATCCGCTTCATTCGTGCCGCTGTCGGGGACAAGCCGTTTGGAATCGATCTGGTCCTGCCCTCTTCGGCGCCGCGCAGCGCCAGCGCAGAAGAGGTATACGCCGAGATTCCGGACGAGCACAAGCGTTTTGCGGATGAGATCAAGCGCAAGTATGACGTCCCGGAGCCCGAGCGTGCGGTTGCGCTCGACCAGTGGGGAGGCCTGAACAAGAGGATCGGCCACGCGCAGCTCGATCTCCTGCTCGACGAGCGCGTTCCCGTCATTGCGACCGGCCTCGGTAGCCCAGACCATCTCTTCGATGCGGCGCACGAGCGCGGGCTCTATGTGTTCAGCCTGATTGGCGCGCGGCGGCAGGCCGTCCGGCAGCTCGAGCGGGGCGCGGATGCGATCGTGGCTCAGGGCTACGACGCCGCTGGCCATACGGGTGCATCGGGCACGTTCTCGATCGTTCCTGAAGTGGTTGCCATCGCCGGCGACAGGCCGGTGATTGCAGCCGGTGGCGTTACGACGGGTCGGCACCTGGCGGCGGCGCTCTGTCTGGGGGCAGCAGGGATCTGGGCGGGAACGGTGTGGCTCGCGTCGGAGGAGTCGGATATCGATCCCCTGGTCAAGGAGCGGATCGCCGCCGCCAACGCAGACGAGACACGCCGCACGGCCTGCATCTCGGGCAAGACCATGCGGGTTCTCAAATGCCCGTGGACCGAGGAGTGGGAGCGCGCCGAGGCCCCCGAGGTACTGCGAAGCCCGTATCAGATGATGCTCACGAAGAGCTACCTGCAGGGGGCCAACGACGCGCACCGGCCCGACCTGATGACCGAGGCGGTCGGCCAGGGCGTGGGGTTCGTGACAGAGATGCTGCCCGTTCGCGAGATCCTCACCGACATGGC is part of the bacterium genome and encodes:
- a CDS encoding SDR family oxidoreductase; translation: MGRLEGKVAIVTGAARGTGAEAARLFVEEGAQVCVADILDERGEAHAAGLGAGAFFHHLDVRREEDWAALQEAVHARFGLVDVLVNNAAILDVRPIAELDPETVRNLLDVNLVGPMIGTRAVMPDMAARGAGSIVNLGSIDAMEGMGWVAPYSASKWGLRGFTKSAALELGQKGIRVNLVCPAGGSAELTEGFRKNLMERIEAGEKLFLKGIDHAVMGGRHAQPRDIANVILFLASDDAGFCNGAEYMVDGGHTAGHIWFATE
- a CDS encoding DUF4440 domain-containing protein, with translation MKTGRLGLVACGVAWLAVAQTGCAHIGPDADSQRAESRRIVRELFDALSRSDVATVDRLYADDFEIWTAGNMPFSGRHDKAYALGATEMILGAFPQGIAFTIDAMTVEGERVAIEAHSDGTHVSGTHYHNEYHFLLRIRGGQVVEFKEYMDTALAAEVLVGGQ
- a CDS encoding nitronate monooxygenase codes for the protein MDQDILHTKLCAMLGVELPIICFTHCRDVAVAAIHAGGFAMLGEAMHPTEKIEDDIRFIRAAVGDKPFGIDLVLPSSAPRSASAEEVYAEIPDEHKRFADEIKRKYDVPEPERAVALDQWGGLNKRIGHAQLDLLLDERVPVIATGLGSPDHLFDAAHERGLYVFSLIGARRQAVRQLERGADAIVAQGYDAAGHTGASGTFSIVPEVVAIAGDRPVIAAGGVTTGRHLAAALCLGAAGIWAGTVWLASEESDIDPLVKERIAAANADETRRTACISGKTMRVLKCPWTEEWERAEAPEVLRSPYQMMLTKSYLQGANDAHRPDLMTEAVGQGVGFVTEMLPVREILTDMADEARSVLLGLAP
- a CDS encoding acyl-CoA dehydrogenase, which encodes MRSTQIDRNGPTSNPGVEMARSVRQLVMDNAEANELARTLNKATVEALWKSGLVQLQNPREAGGAEHSVPEMIEVWEELSWQDGSMGWIGIANLPSTAFAAAYLPDEGFAEVFTAHDNKVVLGGQFAPNGQGHVTEGGFTLSGKWNFGSGIGHSEYVAAGFMPVRDGVPLMGEGGLPDMRVAILPREDIRFTDGWYVQGLKGTGSFDYEVHEVFVPEVRTYPLFTRNPQRGGNVFRLGIMPIVAAGHGAWAMGVARSCLDDVIELAESRQRMGDATTLANKMTFQVDLTHHEAMWRAAWCLLRDANEEVWEQINGGAELSLEMRADLRMAASYATNASREIVHWAHLAAGTTAIREGCRLERAFRDMYTGTQHAFIGEKTYVDSANVMLGLSDQLPAL